TCTCTATGAAACCAGCTAGAATAACTGagattgctctctctctctctctctctctctcacacacacacacacacatgttcTAGTTTGGACTTGTTGTGTGGTCCTGATGGTGAGCTTCCTGAGAAACTGAGGAATTTAGAACCTCGCCTTATTGAGCATGTAAGCAATGAAATAATGGATCGTGATCCAAATGTTCGTTGGGATGATATAGGTCAGTTGGATCCCATTCTCTTCGTAttctttcatcttcatttttctggATAACCAGTTACTACAGAATGTGAGAGATAACTTTGCGTTTATGTTATCTATTTCATTGCCTATGAACTCTTTAGCCGGCCTGGATCATGCTAAAAAATGTGTGACTGAGATGGTCATTTGGCCTTTACTACGTCCTGACATATTCAGAGGCTGCCGCTCCCCTGGACGTGGTCTTCTTCTATTTGGTCCTCCAGTAAGTTTTTGTTTCACCTACTCCAAAGAGATTGACCCTCTTAGTATTGATTTGTCATTCTATGATGCCACAGGGAACTGGTAAGACTATGATAGGGAAAGCAATAGCTGGAGAGGCTAAAGCTACATTTTTCTATATATCTGCCAGTTCTTTGACGAGCAAGTGGGTGAGTTTCTTTTAGTACAATTCAGGCTGATCATCCAATAAGATTATAACGTTTAGCAcacaagaaaatggaaaaagatcACTTTCACGTAATGGATTGTTAAAAGTCACTAGTGCATTTTTACAATTAAAAGTATCTGGACATCCTGTGCCTTTGTTGATATTCTGAAATTAATTCTGAAATTAAAACTTGCTGGGTATCTTGTTCTCCTAGTCTAAAACCTGTTTGTGTCATGGATTTCAAACTTTTGAGTGGGCAAATACGGTGGATGCTTGGTCTGAATCTTTCCTAGTAGTGATGTATGCACTTTTTTCGTTTTCATCTATAAATTAACAGTAATAGATTAGGCCTCACTAAATGTAGCCCAAGTAGAGAATGATTGACAAGTCCTTTTTGTTACATTCAGTTGTACTTGATTATGTGATTCCTTCTTGGGGAGGAACCAGACACCCTACAGCCTTTTAATAATTTGTTTATTGCTGTGAATAACAGGCCAAAATGTAGATACTTGTTGTTTCCAGCTCTATTGGAACAAACATTTttgtcaataaaaaaaaaacaaatggaaGTGGTTGCTTTGTTATGTCATATTCATTTACAATTGCTCTAGTAATACTTTTGCAAGATTATGAAGATACGCAGTGCGATTAATTTCCATCAATTGGTGATTGCAGATTGGTGAGGGTGAAAAGTTAGTAAGGGCACTTTTTGGTGTTGCAAGTTGTCGTCAGCCAGCTGTTATATTTGTTGATGAAATTGATTCACTTCTATCTCAGGTTTTCACTTTCAACCAAGAAGAGAACATTTTGGGATAATTATGTTGAGTCAAATGAGATGTTCTTTTAACATGGATCAGCATAAGTTGATTGCGTCTCCACTCTCCAGAGAAGAAATAATATTGTTTACTACTTCTTGGCTTCAAAATTTGTAAAAATGGATTATGCATTTCAACTTCACTGAAACTTCATTCTATGCAAATTTTGAGGCCCACATGCTCAGTCCAAGTTTTctaaagtttatccaagtcccATGTTAACTACAAGCAATTGGAGTTTTGCCATATTTCAGAAATCAGGGAGTCAAGCTTGGGTCTCTTTCAACTCTAGTATTCTCTCTGCTAAGAACTTGTATATCTTTTCAGCGTAAGTCTGAAGGTGAACATGAATCAAGTAGGAGACTCAAGACGCAATTCCTGATTGAAATGGAAGGCTTTGATACTGGAAGTGAACAAATTCTGCTTGTAGGTAATGTTTAACTCCCAAAACAAGATTTTAGGTAGCGCAAACCACCACTAAGAAGCAAACAGATGGTAAAATATGCATATTCAAGTATGTAGACTATTGACATATGTTACCTTTTTCAACTCTGCAACCATTGTAATTGAAGCTACACATGATTGCTTGATTTCATGGTAGTCGGCGGACTTCAGGCTTGTGTAAAAGTGCAATTGCTTTTCTTCTTCGAGGGCAATATTGtgtcttgtttccttgtttTATGAGAAGTAACAGAGGTGATTCTGTTACTTAAACAGGAGCAACAAACAGACCCCAAGAACTTGATGAAGCTGCAAGAAGGAGACTTGCTAAAAGGCTTTACATTCCACTCCCTTCTTCAGGTGCGTGCAGGATTCACCAGTTTTTGTCATTCTCTTAAGAACCCTTCCATCTTTGATCTTCTTTCTAACTTTCTATATCTGAAAATGAAGAAGCGAGAGCATGGATAGTGCAGAATCTCTTAGAGAAAGATGGACTATTTGAGCTTTCAAGGGAAGATATTGGTACCATATGCAAGTTGACTGAAGGTCTGTGCCTCAAAGTTGTTGATTGCAATATAAGCTTCTCCTCAGATTTTGGGACCTAAAACGTGTAGTAATGCTGTTTTATTTTTACCTACCTCCCCTTTACATGTTCTCAGGGTACTCGGGATCTGACATGAAGAACTTAGTGAAGGATGCTTCAATGGGCCCACTGAGAGAGGCACTTACTCGGGGATTTGAAATCACAAAGCTGAAAAAGGAGGATATGAGGCCCGTAACAGTTAAGGTAATTTACAGCACatagagaaaattaaagaacaGAACCTATCTAGGAATACATAAATCTCGCTGCACTGCCTCCTTGTACAGTTTAAAAATGGCACTTTAATAACCTCAAGGATGAAAGGAATATTATCTTTTTTGTGGTTTTGGTTTTCTATAGGACTTTGAGAATGCACTTCAGGAGGTTAGGCCTTCTGTTTCTTCGAATGAACTTGGTATATACGAGGAGTGGAATAAGCAATTTGGAAGCTTAGCATTGTAGAAGGTCAGTACCGTTTATGTGGGTAGAAGCTAGAAATTGTGAACTGTGTTAGTAGTTTCAACTTCATTATGAATTTGACAGAATCCAAGCTCAATTTTACGTTGTGAATGAAATTGTGATAGGTTGGGGCACAAGGTCCTTGTGATACTGTTGAGCGTACTTGTTGCATAATACTTGTGCTAACAGCGATCTCTAGTGTTTTTGAGAATGAAGAGGATCGTTCACATCACTCTCTGCGATTAGTATTACAGTAGGTTCTAAATTGCCTGGGATAGTTGTCACGATTCCATTGGCcccaccaattttattattgcGCGTCAGTACCACCACATTCAAACGGCGCTGAGccttttataaaaataaaaaattgtggATGTTGCAGCCCAATCCATTTTCGAGAAGGACGCTAAGTCTAAATTCGAGTGAAACAGATTGGCTACTGGAAATCATGGGGGCCCTAATTGATGAAACACCCCAACAGAGCCACACAAATAAAACAACTGGTGCTGTCGTCtcaattttaaatttgttagtACTTTACAATtctaataacaaaacaaaattagACCTCCAAAATCTCATCTCGCCAAAGCCACGAAGTGCAGTTTACACAAATTCTAACCCCATCATTAATTCAAAAGGAGAAGAGGTCAGAAACAACTCAAGACACATGAGTGCTACAGATGCAATCTTTACTGTAAATCGAACGGCTCCACCTACTGGCTGGCATCCAGAATCCTTCACTATCTTTGACATCATCCCCAAGCGATGAACGTGAACGTGGAAGAATACAGCTTAGAACAATGGCGGCTTTTGGCTACTCTCTTCTATTCTGCTGGCTTCTACATATTTGAGTGACCAATGCGGACATGAACTCGATGCCAGGAGGTGTTTAGTATTCCTCTCAAATTCCAAATAACTTCAACGTTTTCAGGTTGGACATTAGCAGCTATATCTACCTGGTCAGAGATGACTTGTAAATAATGAGAAGTCTTGACACCCCAAATCAATGACTAAAAAGCTACAACAACAAAGATTATAAAGTCAGACACAGAAGCTAGCTTGCAGGTTATCTAATGCATCTCTCCGATGCAATTTGACATTCCTTCTTCACCTTACAATTCAATTTCAACTACTGAAGAAACTAAGAGATATGAATTCCCATCAATAAAATGACTTTGTTTAAAAAGTATAACTAGATCTCCTACGAAAGAACAAAGATCGAGCAGGCATGACAGGTCACCACCTCTACAAACTGCACAGATGCAAATTTTGAGGATATTGGCGCTTTTGATCTCTGCACTAGCTAGGATCATATACGAAAAACCAAATGGGTTCATTAAGAACACATCCAGGCACTATGCATCACCTTGCAAAAAACATGGACCATTTGTATAATCGTGACATGCTTCTCATAAAAAAGATCTTATTGTTCACGCGCATGACTTGGATTATGTGACAACATAAAATTTTGTAGATATTCAAACAAAGAAGCCAAGTAGCTAAATAATGAGAAACGTTTTGCTCACCGCTTTGGCCACTATCTCAGCACTTTGTGGGACTTCAGCCTCAGCCTGAAAAAACACCCATGCCCACTTGTCACTACAAGAATCTCCAGCATTGTATGGAATACCAGGTTTCTGGTATCTGGAAGCTTCCACCCAGGTTTTGCCACCATCAATAGATACATCTACCCTCTCAATGCCACGCCCGCCTCCTGATACTGCATACCCCTTTATTGTTATCTGAAAAGAAatacaatgcaagtatacaGTAAAATAAAACAGAAACTGTGCAGCTCAACCTAACTGAGTATACTGTTAACAGAAGCAGCCAACCTTTTCATGCTTTACGAAATTTATGTCCTCCAAAGAACATATAGCAGACTGTCAACAGCAAAACAATAAGCAGGTCAATAGAACTCTAATCATCCAACAACCAGATCTTAATAATTGATAACAGTTTGATAATCAGAATTGCATCACTTCATTAATATGATAATATACATAGTTATTTCAGGATACCCTCCATTAGCATACGGTAAAATCGAATTTCTTGTAATTATTTGGAGCACAACTCTTCTAACCTCAGGACAATAAATCAATAAAGGACTGCATCGGGCAATCACCTGAACAGGGAAATCCATTTGGGGATTCCTGGTTGACCAATTAATATTCTCCCAATCAACTGAAGGTGGAAACATTTTATAGTCCTTCTGCATAAAGAATCCCTGTAAAGTACAAAAACCAGTCAACCAAGAGAAATGAGAataagataaagaaaaaaacatatttaaaaGCCAAGCCAAAATCATAATCGCATTGAACTGAAAGCCATCGTCCTAACCTGGCATTCTTCTGCAATTATATTGATGGAATCAAGCCACTTGACAGAACGAGCACCTATAACACCAGGTACAATAACACGCAATGGATAGCCATGATCCCTGTTCAGAGGCTTTAGATGGTGGCAAACCAATAATATTGTCAGATAATTTATCATATTAACCTCCCGGCCaaaattcaatcattgaaagccacaaaaaatccttttcttttttttttgtcttattCAATTTTTTGGTCAACATTGCAAGACATAATTTAATTAAAGGAAGCATATATGGGACTGAATGTTATGATGGGATACATTTTACAGAGTAATAGTGAAGTTTATTCCAATTAAAATCTAACTTAAGACATTCTAGTGCATACAATACCTCCCCATTCATCTCATAAGCCAACAGAACATCAGCTACAGGATTTGTGGCTTGAGATAATGGAATTGATGCCTTGTAAGGACCTCCATGTTCCTCCTATGAGAATATAATTCGATCATGTAAATTATTAGCACCAAACAGTTTAATCAACCAGTGGAAgggaatattttgaaaaaagataaaTTTCGCGAAAGTAAAATGAAGGCTAACAAAATCACCTTACACTTATCTATGCTCACAAACTCAATGTGTTTTCCTCCTAAGGGAGTAACACTTGTCAACTTGGGTACGCCGATAAGCTCAAGAACATCTGTCAGTTTGGCACCACCCCAGACAGCTGAAACACAAAAAACCATAAGAGATATGCATAAATGAAGAGACTCTGCGCAAGAGTATCAATTCCTTTTTAAAAATGCTCCCATTAGGCATcaggaggaaaaaatgaaaaaggaaaggtGTCATTGTGGACATATTCTTTTTTGCTAACTACTCATGGTCATTCTACTCTTTAAAAATTTCCTGTTGGACGATCTTCACCGAATACATTGAAACTGAAAACTGGCAACTACTGTAATGCAACCACCAAAtctttaaaagaaaaaggttTAGGAAGGACTGGCCCGATTAGACAGTTCAATTGGATCAACACTGCATGATAATGAATAGATGGTAATGTTAAAGAAAGGCTCCATCAATAAGCCATTCTAACAAAGAACACATGCACAGATGATAATGGAAAATCGTAATTGCATACAGAAATTGAGCGAGATGCAGTCAGGATAAGTATGCTTTAAGTTTCATAAGAATACAAAGAGAGAGAGCTCTGAAAAGATACACTGACAATGTGGTAACTATCATGGTATCCAAAGAAAAGTTTAGTTGATGCAACATCATCCACTGACCATTTCCTATTGCAGCAACATCCCAGCCAACTCCTTTCACTTTGCGGGTTTTGCTCATGGCAGTCCTCCTATTACCAGCACACTGCAAAAGAGAAACACCACATTAATAAATTACAGTTAGTATGCACAATCACttctgaaaaatgaaaattaagataaaaatggcatatataaaaaattaaaaaaaaacaaaggaatgACCTGTAAAGTGGCAGTGACTGTATATTTTGGAAGACTCCTGTTAATTAAACGACAAGGTTCTTCATCCCCATGAATATAATGTAAGTATTATAAGTCATCCACCATTAGCCTATCACTTACCATATATCTTTCATAAATATGTcttttggattttgtaccaAACCACTTATAGAAACGAAATATCTGCTCAATAGAACAAGAGGAGTCAATGAGGGATGTGAGATATAATTCACTACATTCTATCTACCACTTGCGCgagaaaatggagagaaacaAGGATAGACCTGTCAATATCTTCAACTATCGGTATTGGGCCATGGTTTCTTTTGTAGAAATAATCAACAGGGGTCACATAAGAGGAAATCAAAGCTAAGCGAGGTGGCTCAGCATTGAAGGGTTCCTGAAACAAGAATGAGAACAGATCTTATAATTCTCAAAAGCTTCAGAAAACAATTGTGAAGAACTCTAAAGTGTAAATGAAGAAGAAGGATGACTATCCATTCGACCGAACAACATCCCACAAAACCAATTGTATTCATATAAATGGCCAAAGTCAACATAGAAAACTATACTATCAACAATTTCATATTCCAAGTTTACTGATTTTGTAGTATTATAAGATGCCAAGCACACCATCTGGAGAGCCCATCAACGGAATGAATAAGACGTCTACTTAGCAGATAATGGAGGAATACCTCCGAAGCATGCTAATGCAGCATGACAAGGATGctaatttacttgatttaaaCGTCGGAAACTACTACCGATTACGACCATCAAGACCGCTTCAGGTTTGCAAttcaagagaaagagagaaaaaagggggggggggggggaggaacTTGGTGCTGCAGACGAAAGAATCGATCATACGAGAGGGAAATATAAATGCCTTAGATATACAAAGGCATTTCACTAATAAATACTTCAAACAACTAGCCAATAAATAAAAATCGAAGGAAGAAAGACGAACACAAAACAAATTACAAGAGAAGAGAAGGGCTAGCCTTGGAATTGATTTTAAGAGAGGGATGACGAGGGGGTTCTCGAGAGTAATCAGAAGGTGCACTTAATCCAGGCATTGTTATCGGTAGGCAGGCGCCAATCGCAGATCCCAGGACAGGGAAATTGATGATAACAAACGTAGGAGGAGGAgtacctcttttttttctttttttcttatgTTACTATGAATAAGGCTGTTTGTTGGATGGTTGATGTTTGGGTTTTAacgagggaagaagaagaagaagaagaggacgAGGAATTATGCCACAGGATACCCCACCACCGCCAGCATAGCAGCTTTGGACGGACACCTCATGATTCATTCCCTACCACTGCCAGCATAGCAGCTTTGGACGACACGAATCACGAATGCCGTATCCTTTTCTTTCCTACTCGTCTCGCACTCTCACTAGTATTACATTTGATCATCGATCATCTTACAACTTCCGCGCCGTCGGATTGGTCCACCAATATATTATTCAATCCGGTCCAGGTACCCTTGTTTGGAAAGTGATTTTTGGATCGAACATATTTCTCGCAGTCAACTTTTTGACTCacatatttcaaaattattataatatatttttctacaaaaacttctaaaaataacaatccaaacaaggcacgATCCATCACATGTATAAATTGTACTATTTTGGTCTCAAATTATACTTCCGGCTTATTTTTTGACTAAAAATGCAGACGCCAGCTCAGATCTGTGCCTCACGTATCAATAACTATAGGCGCAAAATGGTGACTTAAAAACTAGAAAGTCACATAGTTCAGAtacttattatttgaaaaaaaaaaaaaatttaaagatcATACAGTAAAACTTTTTGGAATATATTCTATGCGTGACAAAGCTATACAGTTATTCCAGTGCCGATAAGCCGTCAAAGCTATACGGTTAAACTGAGCAAGGATGGAATTAAATCTGCGGTTTTAAGTGCTTCCCGTTTCTATTTCATGTAGAGCATGTTACCACTCCACTTTACTTCTTTCTCATGGCTCTTTTTCAACAATTATATGGTAtattattatcaaaaaaaaaaaaacaattatatGGTATATTACACTCCCATTCGCCTAGAGAATGCAACCCATTTCCAAATTGGAATTACAGAAAAGAATGACTGACTCTATTTCATTTGTCGTTAGAATGAGCGGAAGATTCATTACATTTATAATTGTCAGCTGGAGGAAAGACAAAAAACAATGTGTGAGAGAGCTAGAAATTGAGTGGAAGCGACTCTTCCTTTGGTAGGACGAGGAAATAGACACCACCAACATCGAATTTTTCATTTGTGTGTGAACAGTTCATACAATGTCGTGTCTATACAAATACGGTACAATCCCTAACTCCAAA
This portion of the Coffea eugenioides isolate CCC68of chromosome 11, Ceug_1.0, whole genome shotgun sequence genome encodes:
- the LOC113752893 gene encoding sulfite oxidase, with the translated sequence MPGLSAPSDYSREPPRHPSLKINSKEPFNAEPPRLALISSYVTPVDYFYKRNHGPIPIVEDIDRYFVSISGLVQNPKDIFMKDIWSLPKYTVTATLQCAGNRRTAMSKTRKVKGVGWDVAAIGNAVWGGAKLTDVLELIGVPKLTSVTPLGGKHIEFVSIDKCKEEHGGPYKASIPLSQATNPVADVLLAYEMNGEPLNRDHGYPLRVIVPGVIGARSVKWLDSINIIAEECQGFFMQKDYKMFPPSVDWENINWSTRNPQMDFPVQSAICSLEDINFVKHEKITIKGYAVSGGGRGIERVDVSIDGGKTWVEASRYQKPGIPYNAGDSCSDKWAWVFFQAEAEVPQSAEIVAKAVDIAANVQPENVEVIWNLRGILNTSWHRVHVRIGHSNM